From the Vulpes vulpes isolate BD-2025 chromosome 15, VulVul3, whole genome shotgun sequence genome, the window CCAGGGgcacccatttcccccacccctcccaaggGAAGGAGCCAGGAACCAGCCCACGCAGAGCTAGGAGGAGTGTCTGGCAGACTTGCCTAGAAGACAAGAGTCTAGGGCTGCAGAGTGGGGAATGGCAGGGAGAAAGAAAGCGGGGAGGGCGGTGGTGTGCagcacaaagaaacaagaacCTCCTCTCCTAATGGGCCTTTCCAGAAATTTCTAGACATTTTCTCAAATGACTATATTTATCCATACCTCCGCACAGTTAGACCCAAAGCAGCAACGCCTGCACACCCACCTGGACTCCAAGATCCTTAGGCACATACTGAGGCTTGTGAGGCTCACTTATCTGTGAAATAAAGCTAATGTTCCTGGTCGAGGTTTGACCTGACCAAAAAAGTTGGGAGACTGAAGCTTGGTCTCACGTACTGGAAGGGGGGAGGGATAAGTTCTGACGTGCCAAGTTCCCCAACAATATAAATCTTGAAAAGAGATGGGCTGCCCGGCCTGTTCAGGAAGTGCTGGGTTGGAGCTGATTAGAGGGAAGGTTCGGTTCAGTTCTCTCCAGATGTGCGTGGTTGAGACCCTCCGGCAGCCAGCCTGATAATAAGCACTCACTGACCTCCTACTCCACACACCACACTGTGCTAGGCACCACGGGGGAAcgagggaaacaaaaaaaaatagaagccgTCAGTCCAGCCCCCAAGGAATTAGTATAATTGGGGAGACAAGACACATGCTTAAGGAGCTGAGAACTACTGCAAGGCAGAGAATCTGCAAATACAACAATGATGCAGCGTAGAGCAAACAGAGAAGGGCTCGGGAATGTACAATAGAGGAGTGAACAGCGGAGGGAGGCAGCTTTGTGCTATCTGTGGGAGGTGGAATTGAGGCAGGGGGAGTAGCACAGCATTTCTCAAGTGCTCACTGTGTGTCATGCACTCTATGTGTGTTATATCATTCACTTCTCCCAATGCTCCCAGTCTGGGAGACGAGAGGGCAGAGCGCCAGCACTGGGGTTTATAGCCAGGCTCATTAGATTCCAAAGTCTCCGTTCGTTCCAACATACCCACTGTCTAGCCCCTTCCTCTGGCTGGAGAGACTTCTAGGATCTTCAAAGCCAGAGCCTACATAACCCCCCTTCCCGGGGTCCCAGACTGAATGGGAGTTGCTGCTTGGGGGGCACTGACTGAGGTTTTCTGGCATCAGGGGTGACCCAGAGCACCGAGTTCTCCTGTGAAGCTCACAACCTTAAAGGCCTGGCCTCTTCTCGCCCAGCCACTGTTCGCCTTCAAGGTAGGAAGActggcaggggggagggagggtgagtgAGGCAGGGGGGCTTTCAGCCCACTGTCCAGCAGTGGGTGAAGTTAAAATCATTGGGTGCTCCAGCTTCCCGCAGCCCTGCTGGGACCCGAGAGATAAAGGGTTAATTGGCAGAGCTCCATCCCTAGTGAGAGCACCTGAGACCCTGCCATGGCTGAGATGAGAATAGAAACCTGACGTCACAGCAGATTTCCCATCACGAAGCAGAGTCcttaggagggagggagagagggagggagtagagagagagagagagagtgcgcgagagcaagagggagagggagccagcAGGAGATGGTCAAGGCTCATAGGCTCATGCCCAACCTTGCTTCTGCCAGTCCCTGAGGAGGGAATGGAGCTGGGGAATACAGCCTGGCAGGATGATAGTGGAGATCCAAAGGGCTGGCGTGCACacggggagggagagagccagtGTGTGGAGGAATGGGTTGTGGCCGGAGAGACTGCCTCTCATTTGTATCTCCCGAGGCCAAGGTTCTGTGCCCCCACCACACCCACTATCTTATCCCATTCCTCAGTCAGACAGAGCCCCTGATTCAGAGAGAGGCGACCTCTCTCTGAAGCCCACACTCCCTGGTATGGGCAACCATCCCCTACTGGTTTCTTGGCTCATATATTACTGTGGTCCTGGGAGGGCTGAGTGGCCATTGTCAGGATGGGGGGAAGCCTGAACCCTAGGGAGGGACTCAAGGCTTGACTCCCATGCGTTCTGCATCCTCCTATCCTCCCAGGGCACTGACTCTTACTCCCTGTCCacagcactgcctgcagccccctTCAACATTACAGTGACAAAGCTCTCCAGCAGCAACGCTAGTGTGGCCTGGATGCCAGGTGCTGATGGCCGGGCCCTGCTCCAATCCTGTACTGTCCAGGTAGGGAGAGGAAGGACAGGCTATCCTGGCCGTGTTCATTCTGTAGCTGCCTCAGTGGCACTTTGTTCACAGCAGTATCACATTTACCTGTGCTTGTCCATGGGGCTTGGTCACCAGCTCTCTTCACGTGTTGCTCCCTTATCGGGAACAGCCCAGCCCGCAGCCTCTCATCATAGGGTGCTCTGGCAACCAAGTGACTTGGCAAATTGGTTCAACCCGTACATTCTTCAGGCTGGAAAGCAGATCACTAGAGcagatttgggatgcctggaagAGTTTTTCTCATGTCGGCAAAACCCCGAACCTTTGATTTAGCTGATCCCTTGTACCCTTGCGCCGCACCCCCTGACTCATGCATGCCAAAGAGAACAAGGGGGTTGGAAGGGGTTCTAAGTCCCAGCGAGGGGAAAACCTGGGTAAGgtaatatcaaaaacaaaaggcaatgcagccttatttattttcatctgtttaCTCAAAGGTATTAATGAGCACCTTTGAAACTGCTCTGGGCAGTTCCCCCAGGCAGGAGAGGCCCCTTCTCTGGGCTGTACCATTTAGAGGGCCCCACTCCGGCCTTCCTTTGGCTGTATCCCTTGCCCCTGGGCAAGGAATCCGTAGAGACCAGGGGATATGCCTATGCCCCTCTAGATCCTGAGGACACGTCCCACCCCTTGAGAAACTGAGACTTTGCACTGGTGTGTAGTTACAGTAAATGGTAACTATTCTACCAAGCACAAAAAGGTATGAGTTTTCTGGAGTAGTTGGGAAAATCTCTGACAGAAGAAGTGGTATTTACACTGAGTCTTAAAAGATGAGCTGGACTTTGCTAGGAAGAACTGGTGATTCCAAGCAAGGGAACagcatttgcaatggcatggagGTGTGGAAGCTGGTGTGTTATTGGAGTGGAGGCCAGTGGGAGGGAGTGGGTTGCAAGTTCTTGCTGATAGGCTTAGAGGAGGCATTAAGTCAAGATCCACCCCCCCCTTCTTggccccctgctcctgcccatGCCTGTCctatcttccttctccctcctctccatcaTTACTTTACTGCCCTTCTGTAGGTGACACAAGCACCAGGAGGCTGGGAGGTCCTGGCTGTTGTGGTCCCCGTGCCACCTTTTACCTGCCTGCTCCGGGACCTGGCACCTGCCACCAATTACAGCCTCAGGGTGCGCTGTGCCAACGCCTTGGGGCCTTCTCCATATGCTGACTGGGTACCCTTTCGGACAAAGGGTCTAGGTAAGGGGCTTACAGAGCAGAGTGGCTGGGCGGGGCCTGAGTAGGGAAGAGGCCATGTTGGCTCCAGTTCTGAATGAAGTTGCTTGAGAGAGAGGCTACTGGAAAGGGAGGTTCCTGCCTCATTCAGCAAACAGTTTCTGCTGCATACCTATGAACTAGATGAATCCAGCCACTTCTGAGGCAGCTTTAGTTCTAGAGGGTGGAGTAGGTATGCAAATTAGAAAAGATTAGATAATTTGGTGTTGAAGAGTGCCCCCAGGGTGGTCCAGGCATACCCCCATAAAGAGATTGAGGTCTGAATGAAGGAATGGGCCACATTGGGTGGAGGGGAGATCACTGCAGAAGAGGGCACAACAAGTGCAAAGATCCTGTGGCAGGAACTTGGAGTTCTCTTAGCAATTGCAAAAATGCTAGTGGGGCTAATGAGGGGGAAGTGGTGAAGGATGCTGCTGAGGCAGTAACCGAGAGCAGCCCTAGCAGGGTGCTATGGGTCCTACCATTGCTCACCCTCCTCCAGAGGACTATAGGTGAGAGCAGTCAGAACTCACTGGCAGGCTCTAACCCATACCTGTAGCTCTCTGAGCTGTGTAGGTTTTGGGAGCTGGTTTCAAAGGCTAGCATGGGATAGTGAGAGTGGGAAGGGCAGGGCTCTTAGTGGCCTTCTGTCTTCGGGTACAGCCCCAGCCATCGCTCCCCAGAACCTCCATGCCATCCGCACAGACTCAGGCCTCATCCTGGAGTGGGAAGAAGTGATCCCCGAGGGACCTTTGGAAGGCCCCCTGGGACCCTACAAACTGTCCTGGGTTCAAGACAACGGAACCCAGGTAAGGGGCACCCACATAAGGGGAGATAAGTCTGTACCCTCCAGGTGTACTAGAGTCAGCTCTCCTGACtctaagaccttttttttttttttttttctaagatctttAGAGCTTCAGAAAGGCTGTCCTTGGTGGGCTGGGCCTCCCACCACCCCAGGGAGTCCACTTTTCCCATCTTCCCCTGCAGGCTTCCCTCCTTATTGGGTTGTGTCTCCTGTTTGGTTTGCATCTGATGGCCACTTTGTTTGTAAAGCAGGAAGCACATTCCTGCACAAACTGGAGGAGGGCCCaaactgggggagggagggcaccgATAAGGCTGTCTTATTCCCAGCCTAGTTTCCTCCCATCCCCCCTCCACTCGCTGCACTGAGCTCTGTTTGTGTTCCGGGGAGGCCTCTGCAGGCTGGAACAGGAATGTGATGACTCCCAGcaggttgtgatcttgaggtTCCTGAACCCACAGTGTCCCTTGCCTCCTAGTTAGACCTTTTGCTGCATTCAGGTCCTACTTGGAGGCCTTTTCCTCAGTCTCAAATGTGGGATGGGGGCTTTTCCTGGCTGCAGGGTGAGCTGACGGTGGATGGGACCAGGGCCAACTTGACAGGCTGGGATCCTCAGAAGGACCTGACTGTGCGTGTATGCATCTCCAATGCAGTTGGCTGTGGGCCCTGGAGTCAGCCACTGGTGGTCTCTTCTCATGACCATGCAGGTGAGGCCTGTAGGGGAAGGGAACAGGGTATCAAGGCTTTCAAGGACAATCTAGATTGATGAAAGGAGCTTGGCAGCACCTTTGCTCCTAATAGACCCAAAGACTCAGCAGTTGAAGCCAGGGTTGGTATTTGAACTATATGGAAttctccaccccctgccccagaacCAGCATTGAAATCTCTGGTCAAGTTGTAGGTTCCAACAGCTAGGGACTGTCTCTGACAGGGTAGGAACTCTTGGAACTTCCTTTGGAGCTTCTTTCCACTCGGGACCTTTATTGACTTGAAGAACCTCTTGACCAGGCCAGATGGCTGCCATTGGAAAGTTCTAAAGGGACTCCTTGATGTCAGCCTAGCTCATGCCACTGCCCCTGTCTCCCATAGGCCAGCAGGGCCCTCCCCACAGCCGCACATCCTGGGTGCCTGTAGTCCTGGGTGTCCTGACAGCCCTGGTGACAGCCGCTGCCTTGGCCCTCATCCTGCTTCGAAAGAGGCGGAAGGAGACACGGTTCGGGTAAGGGGGTAAGGACATGGAGGGAGAGGCAAGTGGTGACTGAACATGTTGGAGCTGACTCCAAGTCCTGGGTTTCCCCTTAGGCAAGCCTTTGACAGTGTCATGGCCCGGGGGGAGCCAGCCGTTCACTTCCGGGCAGCCCGGTCCTTCAATCGGGAGAGGCCTGAGCGCATCGAGGCCACATGTGAGTGTGAGGAATTGTAGGAAAAATGGACTGTCTTCATACCCCTGTCTGTATTCTTTTTGCTAGCTCAATAATTTGACCAGTGTGTCCAAATATTGATGAGTCCTGAGCACACAGTAGTAGAAAAGGCACAGACCTATCATTGTGGAGGTTGCCATCCTAGCTGTGGGAGAGCCAAACTAAGCTCATGTCTGCCCTGAGGGTGAAACCTGGGGTGCGAGTCAGTAGACAGAGAGGCCCCTCTTCTTTCTCAACACTCTTCTCACCACAGTGGACAGCTTGGGCATCAGCGATGAACTCAAGGACAAATTGGAGGATGTGCTCATCCCCGAGCAGCAGTTCACCCTGGGCCGGATGTTGGGCAAAGGTGTGTGGGGCTGCATGGGGATTGGCAGGAGTGGAGTTTGTCTTTGATTGCTCCTGTCACTTTGGGGGTGTGGGTTTGGGGAAGCTCCTATAGACAGGAAATGCTTGTAGACTCCTGGATGTGGGATGTTTGAGGGGAATGatggctggggaggaggaaggctggAGAGCACTCCCACTGTATTTCCTTTGGCTGCAGATAAGGGAGCCTCCTGCAGTGGCCCCAGAGTGTAGTGATTTAGGTCCCCGTGGAGGGTCATCTTGGAgaaaagggggtgggggcggtaGGGTAAAGGGCCTCACCATCATTTTAATCGGTTCCTAGGAGAGTTTGGTTCAGTGCGGGAGGCCCAGCTGAAGCAGGAGGATGGCTCCTTTGTGAAAGTGGCCGTCAAGATGCTGAAAGGTGAGTGGAAAATAGTAGACATGGGGTGAGGAGTGGAAGGGGTGACTGATCtggaagcaggctctcctgggACCCTAGACTTTCCAAGAAGAATTAGCACTAACTAGGATGCCACATGTGCCATGTGAATAAGTCAAAAGCATAAGCCCACACACGTTTGCACCCTAGCCTTTGCTTCCAGCCATCAGCAGTGATTGGGGCTCACTCCGGGTGGTTAAAGCTTTGGTTGCTGGAGACGCTGGTCTTTCCAAACCAAAGGGAAGACCATTAGCAAGTGGAGAAATTGTTGGATAGTCCCACTCCATGGGAGTTTCTCCTGTGGCCAGAGTGTTTCCTGACAGTCCAGGAAGGACAAGGCCTTGGAGTCTTGAGTTAGAATTGGGGGCACATCTCCCttattccctccctccctccttttcttccagcTGACATCATTGCTTCAAGCGACATTGAAGAGTTTCTCAGGGAAGCAGCTTGCATGAAGGAATTTGACCACCCACATGTGGCCAAGCTTGTTGGTGAGCCCCTTCCTAGAGGAGGGAGATAGACAATAGGGCTGAAATTGTGCTCCCCCAAGGTGGGAGGGGAGCCTGTAGGAGAGAAGTTTGGACTTAACTGGAGAGTAAGCAGAGAGCCACAGAGCAAGGAGGGTCCTGGCTGAAATCTGGTCTGACTCCAGGTAAGGTGCATAGTGTGCAGGCTCTGTACCAAGAGTCTATACTTGAAGACTGCTCGTgtgagcagaggaggggacaAATAGATGCTACAGAGATCTGGGGGCAGCCAAATCTTAAGTATCACCAGCCCATTGTGAACTTCCAGGAAAAGAGGTAGCAGAGCCAGGGCTAGAGTTAGGACCTAGCAGGTTGGGGACTGGTGCAGACACCCAAGCAGTCTCTTGACTGTTATGTACCTTGCTCCTGACTCTCCCTTGTTCCCAGGGGTGAGCCTCCGTAGCAGGGCCAAAGGCCGCCTCCCCATCCCCATGGTCATCTTGCCCTTCATGAAGCATGGAGACCTGCATGCCTTCCTCCTTGCCTCCCGGATTGGAGAGAACCCCTTTGTGAGTGCCTGGGGTGTAATGGCCAGGAGTTGGAAAGGGACAGAGACCCTGGGAGAGAGGTTGGCTTGGTGGGCAGGGATCATTAAGCTGGTTAAGAAGAGGCAGGCTGGGTTTGACCCTTTTTTATGTCAGAAGGCTTCCTTCACCCTCCCAAAGCCCTGCTGGGAATTTTAGTGTGGGCAAGGGCCCATTCTGGAAGAAGAGACCTTTGGATCCCCACACTAGGAGTGTCTTAACACTCTCTCAGATCTGCCAAAGCCTCTTAACCTTGGGAAGCCCCTTTGTGCCCCTCCTTTCAGTAATTCCAAGCACAGTCTTCAGGCTTTCTGGCCAGGGAACCCCATCCATCCGGC encodes:
- the TYRO3 gene encoding tyrosine-protein kinase receptor TYRO3 isoform X3; translation: MALRRSMGRPGLPPLPLPLPLLPPPPPPPPPLLLLAGLAAVLLAEPAAAGLKLMGAPVKLTVSQGQPVKLNCSVEGMEEPEIQWVKDGAVVQSVDQVYIPVSEQHWIGFLSLKSVERSDAGRYWCQVEDGGETETSQPVWLTVEGVTQSTEFSCEAHNLKGLASSRPATVRLQALPAAPFNITVTKLSSSNASVAWMPGADGRALLQSCTVQVTQAPGGWEVLAVVVPVPPFTCLLRDLAPATNYSLRVRCANALGPSPYADWVPFRTKGLAPAIAPQNLHAIRTDSGLILEWEEVIPEGPLEGPLGPYKLSWVQDNGTQGELTVDGTRANLTGWDPQKDLTVRVCISNAVGCGPWSQPLVVSSHDHAGQQGPPHSRTSWVPVVLGVLTALVTAAALALILLRKRRKETRFGQAFDSVMARGEPAVHFRAARSFNRERPERIEATLDSLGISDELKDKLEDVLIPEQQFTLGRMLGKGEFGSVREAQLKQEDGSFVKVAVKMLKADIIASSDIEEFLREAACMKEFDHPHVAKLVGVSLRSRAKGRLPIPMVILPFMKHGDLHAFLLASRIGENPFDLPLQTLVRFMVDIACGMEYLSSRNFIHRDLAARNCMLAEDMTVCVADFGLSRKIYSGDYYRQGCASKLPVKWLALESLADNLYTVHSDVWAFGVTMWEIMTRGQTPYAGIENAEIYNYLIGGNRLKQPPECIEDVYELMYQCWSADPKQRPSFTCLRMELESILGHLSVLSTSQDPLYINLERAEELAEGGHLELPGGDQASSRAGDGNGGGAVGATPSDYRYILSPGGLAERPRQEEQQPESPVGEAQRLLLLQQGLLPHSSC